The Nocardioides sp. S5 genome includes a window with the following:
- a CDS encoding IS1380 family transposase: MKLSHTSRATSAVFDDPNLVSAGGLVPVLALAESAGLRDLADQHLTVPGDKGANAGLKVASLVGGMVAGADSIDDMALLRHGGMGRVFARAYAPSTLGSFLRAFTFGHVRQLDAIASRFLIALAGLTELLRPSAEVSPDADASADYALLDVDDTIIEVHGHAKQGAGFGYSGVRGLNALLATLTIAGAVPVIVAQRLRKGSTGSPRGAKRLVGDAVRTARRLLDKSHPVLVRMDSAFYGRGPVHAALKGGAAVSVTVRMDKRVKAAIATIDDDAWTTIEYTDAVFDEASGRWVSRAEVAEIGFTAFAAQKKTDHVPGRLVVRRIPDFNAEKNKAAGQDTLFDTWRFHAFFTTTDADVLDTVAADAIHRHHAVIEQVHADLKHAALAHLPSGVFTANAAWLVLAVMAFNLTRAAASLTHPQIAKATTATIRRKLITVPARVATSARRVTLHLPQAWPWETAWTALFDRVSDPPPALAA; the protein is encoded by the coding sequence GTGAAACTCTCTCACACGTCGCGGGCGACGTCGGCGGTCTTCGATGATCCGAATCTCGTGTCGGCCGGTGGTCTGGTTCCGGTGCTCGCGTTGGCCGAGTCCGCTGGGCTGCGTGATCTGGCGGATCAGCACTTGACGGTGCCGGGCGACAAGGGCGCGAACGCCGGGTTGAAGGTCGCCTCGCTGGTCGGTGGGATGGTCGCTGGTGCCGATTCGATCGATGACATGGCGCTGTTGCGTCACGGCGGCATGGGGAGGGTATTCGCCCGCGCCTACGCGCCTTCGACGTTGGGTTCCTTCCTGCGGGCGTTCACCTTCGGGCACGTGCGTCAGCTCGACGCGATCGCGTCGAGGTTCCTCATCGCGCTGGCAGGACTCACCGAGCTGTTGCGTCCGTCAGCCGAGGTGAGCCCGGATGCAGACGCGAGTGCTGACTACGCGTTGCTCGATGTCGACGACACGATCATCGAGGTCCATGGCCACGCCAAGCAGGGCGCCGGGTTCGGCTACTCAGGTGTCCGTGGCCTCAACGCCCTGCTCGCCACCCTCACCATCGCCGGCGCCGTCCCGGTGATCGTGGCCCAACGGCTCCGCAAGGGCTCGACTGGGTCACCACGCGGTGCGAAGCGACTGGTCGGCGATGCGGTGCGGACCGCCCGACGACTGCTCGACAAGTCCCACCCGGTCCTAGTGCGGATGGATTCGGCGTTCTACGGCCGCGGACCAGTTCACGCCGCCCTCAAGGGTGGGGCCGCGGTGTCGGTGACCGTGCGGATGGACAAGCGGGTCAAGGCCGCCATCGCCACCATCGACGACGATGCGTGGACCACCATCGAGTACACCGATGCCGTCTTCGACGAAGCCAGTGGCCGGTGGGTCTCACGGGCCGAGGTCGCCGAGATCGGTTTCACCGCGTTTGCCGCCCAGAAGAAGACCGACCACGTGCCGGGCCGGCTGGTGGTCCGGCGGATCCCGGACTTCAACGCCGAGAAGAACAAGGCAGCCGGCCAAGACACCCTGTTTGACACCTGGCGGTTCCATGCGTTCTTCACCACCACCGACGCCGACGTGCTCGACACCGTCGCCGCCGATGCGATCCACCGCCATCACGCGGTCATCGAGCAGGTCCACGCTGACCTCAAACACGCAGCGTTGGCGCACCTGCCGTCCGGGGTGTTCACTGCCAACGCGGCCTGGTTGGTGCTCGCCGTGATGGCGTTCAACCTCACCCGAGCCGCCGCCAGCCTCACCCACCCGCAGATCGCGAAGGCCACCACCGCCACGATCCGTCGCAAGCTGATCACCGTGCCAGCACGGGTCGCGACCTCAGCACGACGGGTCACTCTGCATCTGCCACAAGCCTGGCCCTGGGAGACCGCCTGGACTGCCTTGTTTGACCGAGTCAGCGACCCGCCACCCGCCCTCGCGGCCTGA
- a CDS encoding ATP-binding protein → MKSPQRHHPSQKGARLHLTRWPTRAPTINPEGGAKSKQHSGPNGVVILTQNLVLLGAPGTGKTHLAIGLGIKAAHAGHRVLFATATDRVTRLQEAHAAGRLSNELARLRRYGLIIVDEVGYIPFEQDAANLFFQLVSSRYEHASLILTSNLPFARWGDVFGDQVVAAAMIVRIVHHADVLTLKGSSYRLKDTGIATLPSARAENTAQ, encoded by the coding sequence GTGAAGAGCCCTCAACGCCACCACCCGAGCCAGAAAGGAGCCCGCCTCCACCTGACCCGGTGGCCAACCCGGGCACCGACCATCAACCCGGAGGGTGGGGCCAAATCAAAACAGCACAGTGGGCCAAATGGGGTTGTCATACTCACCCAGAACCTGGTGCTCCTCGGCGCGCCCGGCACCGGGAAGACCCACCTGGCCATCGGACTGGGGATCAAGGCCGCCCACGCCGGACACCGAGTGCTGTTCGCGACAGCCACCGACCGGGTCACCCGACTCCAAGAAGCACACGCCGCCGGACGACTCAGCAACGAACTCGCTCGGCTACGCCGCTACGGCCTGATCATCGTCGACGAGGTCGGCTACATCCCCTTCGAGCAAGACGCCGCGAACCTCTTCTTCCAGCTCGTCTCCTCACGCTACGAACACGCCTCACTGATCCTGACCAGCAACCTGCCCTTCGCCCGATGGGGCGACGTGTTCGGCGACCAGGTCGTCGCCGCAGCCATGATCGTCCGCATCGTCCACCACGCCGACGTCCTCACCCTGAAAGGCAGCTCCTACCGGCTCAAAGACACCGGCATCGCGACACTTCCCTCAGCACGAGCCGAGAACACGGCACAATGA
- a CDS encoding PaaI family thioesterase: MHATHVFDERHVGAPGIAHGGAVATVFDDLFGFLLYLTGGPAVTRKLEVLYDSPVILGSTYDLAARITRTEGRKFFMEADMKQLGGSRVASASALFLSVEVTHFNQGMPR; the protein is encoded by the coding sequence GTGCACGCGACCCACGTCTTCGATGAACGTCACGTGGGCGCACCCGGGATCGCCCACGGCGGTGCCGTAGCAACCGTTTTCGACGACCTCTTCGGGTTCCTGCTCTACCTCACGGGCGGTCCTGCGGTGACCCGGAAACTCGAGGTGCTCTACGACTCACCGGTCATCCTCGGCAGCACCTACGATCTCGCGGCCAGGATCACCCGGACAGAAGGGCGCAAGTTCTTCATGGAAGCCGACATGAAGCAGCTCGGTGGGTCACGTGTCGCCTCCGCCTCGGCCCTGTTCCTTTCGGTGGAGGTGACCCACTTCAACCAGGGCATGCCGCGATGA
- a CDS encoding transglutaminase-like domain-containing protein: MTPTAGSCLEPTYFLDHDHPTVRDFTHDVIASAANPRERATMLFAAVRDRIWYDPYSVSRVPEHYRASEVLKVERAYCIPKAVLLTAVLRAAGLPARVGFADVRNHLQTDTLRALMGGTDLFVYHGYSSVYLDGRWWKATPAFNVELCARFDVPPIDFDGRSDALMHAFTADGTRHMEYVRDHGTFDDLPLDRILAALDQAYGPIVTAAAGVDDAFSRRQPGTTRPPKTGRA, from the coding sequence ATGACGCCGACAGCGGGGTCGTGTCTGGAGCCGACCTACTTCCTCGATCACGACCACCCGACAGTCCGCGACTTCACGCACGACGTAATCGCGTCCGCGGCGAACCCACGAGAGCGTGCCACCATGCTCTTCGCCGCGGTGCGGGACCGCATCTGGTACGACCCATACTCGGTGTCCCGAGTCCCCGAACACTACCGCGCCAGCGAAGTCCTCAAGGTTGAACGCGCCTACTGCATTCCCAAGGCAGTGCTCCTGACCGCAGTACTGCGCGCTGCTGGCCTCCCTGCCCGAGTCGGCTTCGCCGACGTGCGCAACCACCTGCAGACCGACACATTGCGCGCGTTAATGGGAGGGACCGACCTGTTCGTCTACCACGGCTACTCCAGCGTCTACCTCGACGGACGATGGTGGAAGGCGACGCCCGCCTTCAACGTCGAGCTTTGTGCGCGCTTCGACGTACCCCCAATCGACTTCGACGGACGGAGCGACGCGCTCATGCACGCCTTCACCGCGGACGGCACTCGGCACATGGAGTACGTACGGGACCACGGCACCTTCGACGACCTGCCCCTGGACCGCATCCTGGCGGCGCTCGACCAGGCTTACGGACCTATCGTCACCGCCGCCGCGGGGGTTGACGACGCCTTCTCCCGCCGCCAACCCGGAACCACCCGTCCACCCAAGACGGGACGCGCATGA
- a CDS encoding class I adenylate-forming enzyme family protein, which translates to MYQEALGQTVNRTFDYTCDEGGDREALVYHGPDVEERLSYFQLRRRVAALTDGLQQAGVRKGDRVAFLLGVTTEWATVFYAAMRLGAIAVPLNLVWTAREIEEGLSLTEANVLIATDSFRGRNYLHELQEHLPGLNASKPGELSIETLPHLRSVIAESRSGQRYAFAGDLGDIARSGENYSAEGFAALSAEVRPDDFSIMLLTSGTTSFPKPVLHTHQSLMVGVAGYADGIETESADKMLIVAPNYHVAGYLTLLMPHLRGAAVHLMEFYDVGLALKVIERERISMMFGFDVHYLMMNRHPHFAMHDISSLTKTMIGSSPGSYDEIKSMGITHHGNIYGSSEYVASQAYLPYRDRHDESVMRLSHGRPMLGTDLVIKDPATNRVLGPDQPGEICFKGPALFSGYYNMPEETAKSFDTDGYFHSGDYGWVDQRGYVYYRGRFKETIKSGGENVSAQEVELFLQMELPWILKAMVVAVPDPKWGEAVTAVVQLKPEVDVDEEGIREACRGKLAGYKIPKHVIFVSDEDWVATPTGKFDRDAMTSLALRRMEIQEPSQ; encoded by the coding sequence ATGTATCAAGAAGCACTCGGTCAGACCGTCAACCGGACCTTCGACTACACATGCGACGAGGGGGGAGACCGGGAGGCTCTCGTCTACCATGGCCCCGACGTTGAGGAGCGCCTGAGCTACTTCCAACTCCGGCGTAGGGTGGCCGCCCTTACCGACGGCTTGCAGCAAGCAGGGGTCCGTAAGGGCGACCGAGTGGCCTTCCTCCTGGGCGTCACCACCGAGTGGGCGACAGTCTTCTACGCAGCGATGCGCCTGGGGGCCATCGCGGTTCCGCTCAACCTCGTCTGGACCGCCCGCGAGATCGAGGAAGGACTGTCTCTCACCGAGGCGAACGTACTGATCGCCACCGACTCCTTCCGCGGTCGCAACTACCTGCACGAACTCCAGGAGCATCTGCCGGGTCTCAACGCCTCCAAGCCCGGTGAGCTGTCGATCGAGACCCTTCCGCACCTGCGCAGCGTCATCGCCGAGAGTCGCAGCGGGCAACGCTATGCATTCGCCGGCGACCTCGGCGATATCGCCCGTAGCGGTGAGAACTACTCCGCCGAGGGCTTCGCCGCCCTGAGCGCGGAAGTCCGGCCGGACGACTTCTCGATCATGCTACTGACCTCCGGCACGACCAGTTTCCCCAAACCGGTCCTGCACACCCATCAGAGCCTGATGGTGGGGGTGGCCGGGTACGCCGACGGCATCGAGACTGAGTCCGCGGACAAGATGCTGATCGTCGCGCCGAACTACCACGTCGCCGGCTATCTCACGCTGCTCATGCCGCACCTGCGGGGTGCCGCCGTGCACCTCATGGAGTTCTACGACGTCGGCCTGGCACTCAAGGTAATCGAACGTGAGCGCATCTCGATGATGTTCGGATTCGATGTCCATTACCTGATGATGAACCGGCATCCCCACTTCGCTATGCACGACATCTCCAGTCTCACCAAGACCATGATCGGGTCCTCGCCGGGGTCCTACGACGAGATCAAGAGTATGGGGATCACCCACCACGGGAACATCTACGGCTCCAGCGAGTACGTCGCTTCGCAAGCATACCTGCCCTACCGGGACCGCCACGACGAGTCAGTCATGCGACTCTCCCACGGCCGGCCGATGCTGGGCACAGACCTGGTGATCAAGGACCCGGCCACCAACCGCGTTCTCGGGCCCGACCAGCCGGGCGAGATTTGCTTCAAGGGTCCGGCGCTGTTCAGCGGTTACTACAACATGCCCGAGGAGACAGCAAAGTCGTTCGACACCGACGGCTACTTCCACAGCGGCGATTACGGTTGGGTCGACCAGCGCGGGTACGTGTACTACCGCGGTCGCTTCAAGGAAACGATCAAGAGTGGCGGGGAGAACGTCAGCGCCCAGGAGGTCGAGCTCTTCTTGCAGATGGAGCTTCCGTGGATCCTCAAGGCGATGGTGGTCGCCGTGCCCGATCCCAAGTGGGGGGAGGCAGTCACGGCCGTTGTCCAACTCAAGCCGGAAGTCGACGTTGACGAGGAGGGAATTCGCGAGGCCTGCCGAGGCAAGCTGGCCGGCTACAAGATCCCGAAGCACGTCATCTTCGTCTCCGACGAGGACTGGGTGGCGACGCCGACCGGCAAGTTCGATCGCGATGCCATGACCAGCCTGGCGCTTCGCAGAATGGAAATCCAGGAGCCGTCACAATGA
- a CDS encoding enoyl-CoA hydratase-related protein, with the protein MAEALRYERDEHGIGWITIDRPDAANALDSTARAALWTCFRQFRDDEAAGVAVITGTGDKAFCAGGDLKEMSSSQLGVPPADFLPQLNRNFQLDKPVIAAVNGVALGGGFLLAQMADLCVAADHAKFAISEAKWGRGAPWAAPLPWLIPPRVALEMLMTGDSISAARAYELGLVNKVVPSVELRATAVELARSILANAPLTVRASRQMVHAAAEPSLAYSFARAEQLFEGVYLSADAQEGPRAFLERRPPQWSGK; encoded by the coding sequence ATGGCCGAGGCGCTGCGCTACGAGCGCGACGAGCACGGGATCGGCTGGATCACTATCGATCGACCGGACGCCGCCAATGCATTGGACAGCACCGCGCGAGCCGCGCTGTGGACATGCTTTCGCCAGTTCCGGGACGATGAGGCTGCCGGAGTTGCCGTGATCACAGGAACCGGGGACAAGGCCTTCTGCGCCGGGGGCGACCTCAAGGAGATGTCCTCCTCTCAACTAGGTGTTCCCCCAGCGGACTTCCTCCCGCAGCTCAACCGCAACTTCCAGCTGGACAAGCCGGTCATCGCCGCAGTCAACGGCGTCGCCCTCGGTGGCGGCTTCCTCCTCGCCCAGATGGCTGACCTGTGTGTCGCGGCTGACCATGCGAAGTTCGCCATCAGCGAGGCGAAGTGGGGCCGCGGAGCACCCTGGGCTGCTCCGCTGCCATGGCTCATCCCGCCCCGTGTGGCCTTGGAGATGCTGATGACCGGAGACAGCATCTCCGCGGCGCGGGCCTACGAGTTGGGGCTGGTCAACAAGGTGGTGCCGTCCGTCGAGCTCCGAGCCACCGCGGTCGAGCTGGCCCGGTCAATCCTCGCCAACGCACCACTCACCGTGCGGGCCAGCAGACAGATGGTGCACGCGGCGGCCGAGCCCTCCCTCGCCTACAGCTTTGCGCGAGCCGAGCAGCTGTTCGAGGGCGTCTATCTCAGCGCGGACGCCCAGGAGGGTCCGCGCGCGTTCCTGGAGCGACGTCCCCCGCAGTGGTCGGGCAAGTAA
- a CDS encoding citryl-CoA lyase translates to MTDPGIGTQIATSTVDQIYIRGRSLVDDLMGSTDFTSMVFFHLRGRLPTEGEKAVVNACLVGVMEHGLTPSSIAARLIYSSSPEAMQAAVAGGLLGAGSAFLGVMEESAQMLQEGRDLVRRGETTAEEFARDRLSELLAAGRPIPGFGHHIHRPDDPRTPKLLEIAEEHGVSGEHAELLKALSRVMDELKGRHVTVNATGAVAAVLSDIGFSYRIVRGFALIGRCAGLVGHIAEEQETPLGRVLWDMADEHVPYLGEGV, encoded by the coding sequence GTGACAGACCCTGGCATCGGTACCCAGATCGCCACCTCAACGGTCGATCAGATCTACATCCGCGGGCGCAGCCTGGTCGACGACCTGATGGGGTCTACCGACTTCACCAGCATGGTGTTTTTCCACCTGAGGGGCCGGCTCCCCACCGAGGGCGAGAAGGCGGTGGTGAACGCATGTCTGGTTGGGGTGATGGAGCACGGGCTGACTCCCAGCTCGATCGCGGCCCGACTGATCTACTCCAGCTCCCCCGAAGCGATGCAGGCGGCCGTCGCCGGTGGACTGCTCGGGGCCGGCAGCGCCTTCCTTGGGGTGATGGAGGAGTCGGCCCAGATGCTGCAGGAGGGCCGGGACCTGGTGCGGCGGGGCGAGACCACGGCCGAGGAGTTCGCCCGCGACCGGCTCTCCGAGCTGCTCGCGGCGGGCCGTCCGATCCCGGGCTTCGGCCACCACATCCATCGCCCGGACGACCCCCGCACCCCGAAGCTCCTCGAGATCGCCGAAGAGCATGGTGTGAGCGGCGAGCACGCGGAGCTCTTGAAGGCACTCAGCCGCGTCATGGACGAGCTCAAAGGCCGGCACGTCACGGTGAACGCCACGGGTGCCGTGGCAGCGGTCCTGTCCGACATCGGTTTCTCCTACCGGATCGTGCGCGGCTTTGCCCTCATCGGTCGCTGCGCCGGCCTGGTCGGCCACATCGCCGAGGAGCAGGAAACACCTCTCGGGCGGGTGCTGTGGGACATGGCTGACGAGCACGTCCCCTACCTGGGCGAGGGGGTGTGA
- a CDS encoding thiolase family protein — protein MTDAYILGTVRSPLGRRDGALADTRPDELLALTLRELVDRHAVDPREIEDVLVGCVNAVGEQGRNVGRLAVLAAGFPEEVPAVTMNRMCGSSQQALNFAAQAVMSGQQSLVLAAGVESMSRVPLGSDAAGVDPSPAVTERYELVNQGLAAEMIARRWSLTREELDEFSVESHRRAARAWDSGVLAEEVFGVMSQPAEHLLGRDGGPVVLDRDEGIRPDTSVEALARLRPAYTEDGLIHAGNSSQITDGASAVLIGDADAAQRLGLEPQARILATQVVGVDPVMMLHGVIDATRRVLDRVRLEASEIDLYEVNEAFASVVLAWQRELRVPLERVNVNGGAIALGHPTGCSGTRLMTTLVHEMQRRGVRYGLQTMCIGQGMATATVIEAI, from the coding sequence ATGACTGACGCCTACATCCTCGGCACGGTGCGCAGCCCCCTGGGCAGACGTGACGGCGCACTTGCCGACACCCGCCCCGACGAACTGCTGGCACTGACCCTTCGCGAGCTGGTCGACCGGCACGCGGTCGATCCTCGTGAGATAGAGGACGTCCTGGTGGGTTGCGTCAACGCTGTCGGCGAGCAAGGACGCAACGTCGGAAGGTTGGCGGTCCTCGCCGCCGGCTTCCCCGAGGAGGTCCCCGCAGTAACCATGAACCGCATGTGCGGTTCGAGTCAGCAAGCACTCAACTTCGCCGCCCAGGCCGTGATGTCTGGCCAGCAGTCGCTCGTGCTGGCAGCCGGCGTGGAATCCATGAGCCGCGTCCCGCTGGGATCGGACGCCGCCGGAGTCGACCCCTCCCCGGCCGTCACCGAGCGCTACGAGCTCGTGAACCAGGGCCTCGCGGCAGAGATGATCGCCCGCCGCTGGTCGCTCACCCGCGAGGAACTCGACGAGTTCAGCGTCGAGAGTCATCGTCGAGCCGCTCGCGCATGGGACAGTGGCGTCTTAGCGGAGGAGGTTTTCGGCGTCATGAGTCAGCCGGCCGAGCACCTGCTGGGCCGCGACGGCGGTCCGGTCGTCCTCGACCGGGACGAGGGCATCCGGCCTGACACGAGCGTCGAGGCACTCGCCCGACTCCGGCCCGCGTACACCGAGGACGGCCTCATCCACGCCGGGAACTCCAGCCAGATCACCGACGGGGCGTCGGCGGTCCTCATCGGGGACGCAGATGCGGCACAACGGCTGGGTCTGGAACCACAGGCGCGGATCCTGGCCACCCAGGTGGTCGGGGTGGACCCGGTAATGATGCTGCACGGCGTCATCGATGCAACCAGACGGGTGCTGGACCGGGTGCGCCTGGAGGCCTCCGAGATCGACCTCTACGAAGTCAACGAGGCGTTCGCCAGCGTCGTACTGGCCTGGCAGCGAGAGCTGCGGGTCCCTCTGGAGCGGGTCAACGTCAACGGCGGGGCGATCGCCCTGGGTCATCCCACCGGCTGCTCCGGCACCCGCCTGATGACCACTCTGGTGCACGAGATGCAGCGGCGAGGCGTCCGCTACGGCCTCCAGACCATGTGCATCGGACAGGGCATGGCGACGGCAACGGTCATCGAGGCCATTTGA